A single Pan troglodytes isolate AG18354 chromosome X, NHGRI_mPanTro3-v2.0_pri, whole genome shotgun sequence DNA region contains:
- the ZC4H2 gene encoding zinc finger C4H2 domain-containing protein isoform X1: MADEQEIMCKLESIKEIRNKTLQMEKIKARLKAEFEALESEERHLKEYKQEMDLLLQEKMAHVEELRLIHADINVMENTIKQSENDLNKLLESTRRLHDEYKPLKEHVDALRMTLGLQRLPDLCEEEEKLSLDYFEKQKAEWQTEPQEPPIPESLAAAAAAAQQLQVARKQDTRQTATFRQQPPPMKACLSCHQQIHRNAPICPLCKAKSRSRNPKKPKRKQDE; this comes from the exons GAACAAGACCCTGCAGATGGAGAAGATCAAGGCTCGTTTGAAGGCTGAGTTTGAGGCACTTGAGTCAGAGGAAAGGCACCTGAAGGAATACAAGCAGGAGATGGACCTTCTGCTACAGGAGAAGATGGCCCATGTGGAGGAACTCCGACTGATCCACGCTGACATCAATGTG ATGGAAAACACTATCAAACAATCTGAGAATGACCTAAACAAGCTGCTAGAGTCTACAAGGAGGCTGCATGATGAGTATAAGCCACTGAAAGAACATGTGGATGCCCTGCGCATGActctgggcctgcagaggctCCCTGACTTGTGTGAAGAAGAGGAGAAGCTTTCCTTGGA TTACTTTGAgaagcagaaagcagaatggCAGACGGAACCTCAGGAGCCCCCCATCCCTGAGTCCCTGGCCGCTGCAGCCGCTGCCGCCCAACAGCTCCAAGTGGCTAGGAAGCAGGACACTCGGCAGACGGCCACCTTCAGGCAGCAGCCCCCACCTATGAAG GCCTGCTTGTCATGTCACCAGCAAATTCACCGGAATGCACCTATATGCCCTCTATGCAAGGCCAAGAGTCGGTCCCGGAACCCCAAAAAGCCGAAACGGAAGCAGGATGAATAA
- the ZC4H2 gene encoding zinc finger C4H2 domain-containing protein isoform X3, with protein sequence MADEQEIMCKLESIKEIRNKTLQMEKIKARLKAEFEALESEERHLKEYKQEMDLLLQEKMAHVEELRLIHADINVMENTIKQSENDLNKLLESTRRLHDEYKPLKEHVDALRMTLGLQRLPDLCEEEEKLSLEPACHVTSKFTGMHLYALYARPRVGPGTPKSRNGSRMNKEREST encoded by the exons GAACAAGACCCTGCAGATGGAGAAGATCAAGGCTCGTTTGAAGGCTGAGTTTGAGGCACTTGAGTCAGAGGAAAGGCACCTGAAGGAATACAAGCAGGAGATGGACCTTCTGCTACAGGAGAAGATGGCCCATGTGGAGGAACTCCGACTGATCCACGCTGACATCAATGTG ATGGAAAACACTATCAAACAATCTGAGAATGACCTAAACAAGCTGCTAGAGTCTACAAGGAGGCTGCATGATGAGTATAAGCCACTGAAAGAACATGTGGATGCCCTGCGCATGActctgggcctgcagaggctCCCTGACTTGTGTGAAGAAGAGGAGAAGCTTTCCTTGGA GCCTGCTTGTCATGTCACCAGCAAATTCACCGGAATGCACCTATATGCCCTCTATGCAAGGCCAAGAGTCGGTCCCGGAACCCCAAAAAGCCGAAACGGAAGCAGGATGAATAAAGAAAGGGAGAGCACATGA
- the ZC4H2 gene encoding zinc finger C4H2 domain-containing protein isoform X2, with translation MEKIKARLKAEFEALESEERHLKEYKQEMDLLLQEKMAHVEELRLIHADINVMENTIKQSENDLNKLLESTRRLHDEYKPLKEHVDALRMTLGLQRLPDLCEEEEKLSLDYFEKQKAEWQTEPQEPPIPESLAAAAAAAQQLQVARKQDTRQTATFRQQPPPMKACLSCHQQIHRNAPICPLCKAKSRSRNPKKPKRKQDE, from the exons ATGGAGAAGATCAAGGCTCGTTTGAAGGCTGAGTTTGAGGCACTTGAGTCAGAGGAAAGGCACCTGAAGGAATACAAGCAGGAGATGGACCTTCTGCTACAGGAGAAGATGGCCCATGTGGAGGAACTCCGACTGATCCACGCTGACATCAATGTG ATGGAAAACACTATCAAACAATCTGAGAATGACCTAAACAAGCTGCTAGAGTCTACAAGGAGGCTGCATGATGAGTATAAGCCACTGAAAGAACATGTGGATGCCCTGCGCATGActctgggcctgcagaggctCCCTGACTTGTGTGAAGAAGAGGAGAAGCTTTCCTTGGA TTACTTTGAgaagcagaaagcagaatggCAGACGGAACCTCAGGAGCCCCCCATCCCTGAGTCCCTGGCCGCTGCAGCCGCTGCCGCCCAACAGCTCCAAGTGGCTAGGAAGCAGGACACTCGGCAGACGGCCACCTTCAGGCAGCAGCCCCCACCTATGAAG GCCTGCTTGTCATGTCACCAGCAAATTCACCGGAATGCACCTATATGCCCTCTATGCAAGGCCAAGAGTCGGTCCCGGAACCCCAAAAAGCCGAAACGGAAGCAGGATGAATAA